In a single window of the Pyrococcus sp. NA2 genome:
- a CDS encoding Gfo/Idh/MocA family protein: MVRFGIISYAHPHALRYASTIKASRRAKLVAISGDGSNSDLARMEARKYGAKFYPNYEQLLKDKSVEAVYIAIETYRHKEIAIRAAEEGKHILLEKPIALTIEDGKEIVKAARKAGVKLMVPFNPRFTQPLQKAKEMIEDGEIGKLEYIYTISEFVRPPMFLEGIDTSWFFDIRKSGGGGFMDTAPHGVDSLFWLTESEPVKVYADIGSKIWGFEVDDIGTAMIEFKNKVIAVLTAGWANPKGYPYSLEMKYYIVGDDGFLDIRTAYPDFTVYQDKTEKIFWERADVEGIVNAFIDAIQQDKEPPITGEDAVKNLAVVLAAYESSKTGKVVKISL; this comes from the coding sequence ATGGTTAGGTTTGGAATTATAAGTTACGCTCATCCTCATGCCTTAAGATATGCATCAACGATCAAGGCTAGCAGAAGGGCCAAGCTAGTTGCGATATCTGGAGATGGCTCCAATTCAGACCTAGCAAGGATGGAGGCCAGGAAGTATGGGGCAAAGTTCTATCCAAACTATGAGCAACTGCTTAAGGATAAAAGCGTTGAAGCGGTCTATATTGCTATAGAAACCTACAGACATAAAGAGATAGCAATTAGAGCTGCTGAGGAAGGGAAGCATATACTCTTAGAAAAACCAATAGCACTCACGATAGAAGATGGAAAGGAAATAGTGAAAGCTGCAAGAAAGGCTGGGGTTAAGCTGATGGTACCCTTTAATCCAAGATTTACACAGCCTCTACAAAAGGCCAAAGAGATGATAGAAGACGGAGAGATAGGGAAGCTAGAATACATATACACAATTTCAGAATTCGTTAGACCACCAATGTTCCTAGAAGGGATTGATACAAGCTGGTTCTTTGACATTAGAAAGAGTGGGGGAGGAGGATTCATGGACACAGCACCACATGGGGTTGATTCGCTATTCTGGCTCACGGAGAGCGAACCCGTGAAGGTTTATGCTGACATAGGATCAAAGATATGGGGATTCGAGGTTGACGATATAGGAACGGCAATGATAGAGTTCAAGAACAAGGTAATAGCCGTGCTAACTGCAGGATGGGCAAATCCCAAGGGATATCCCTACAGTTTAGAAATGAAGTATTACATAGTAGGTGACGATGGCTTCCTGGACATAAGGACGGCATATCCAGACTTCACAGTTTATCAAGATAAGACGGAGAAGATATTCTGGGAGAGAGCTGACGTTGAAGGAATAGTCAATGCATTCATTGATGCAATTCAACAGGATAAGGAACCACCAATAACGGGAGAAGATGCGGTAAAGAACCTTGCGGTTGTATTGGCCGCATACGAATCTTCAAAAACTGGAAAAGTTGTAAAGATAAGCCTCTAA
- the tpiA gene encoding triose-phosphate isomerase, producing the protein MAKLEEPIIAINFKTYIEATGKRALEIAKAAERVYKDTGVTIVVAPQLVDLRMIAESVEIPVFAQHVDPIKPGSHTGHVLPEAVKEAGAVGTLLNHSENRMILADLEAAIARAKEVGLMTMVCSNNPMVSAAVAALNPDYVAVEPPELIGTGIPVSKAKPEVITGTVELVKKVNPDVKVLCGAGISTGEDVRKALELGTVGVLLASGVTKAKDPEKAIRDLVSGIIGKS; encoded by the coding sequence ATGGCGAAACTTGAGGAACCAATTATAGCAATAAATTTCAAAACTTACATCGAAGCAACTGGAAAGAGAGCTTTAGAGATAGCAAAGGCTGCGGAGAGGGTTTACAAAGATACGGGAGTTACCATAGTCGTTGCTCCTCAACTAGTTGACCTTAGGATGATAGCTGAATCGGTTGAGATTCCTGTGTTTGCTCAGCATGTAGATCCGATAAAACCTGGAAGCCACACTGGACACGTTCTTCCAGAGGCTGTAAAAGAGGCTGGTGCCGTTGGAACTCTTCTCAACCATTCTGAGAACAGAATGATACTCGCCGATCTTGAGGCTGCAATAGCTAGAGCTAAGGAAGTTGGGTTAATGACGATGGTTTGTTCAAATAACCCGATGGTTTCAGCAGCTGTTGCAGCTTTAAATCCTGATTATGTTGCCGTTGAACCTCCAGAGTTAATTGGAACTGGAATTCCAGTTAGCAAGGCAAAGCCTGAAGTCATAACTGGGACTGTGGAACTAGTCAAGAAGGTTAATCCGGATGTTAAGGTTCTCTGTGGTGCTGGAATTTCCACGGGAGAAGATGTTAGGAAGGCATTGGAACTTGGCACGGTTGGCGTTCTCTTGGCTAGCGGAGTTACAAAGGCAAAGGATCCAGAGAAGGCGATAAGAGATTTAGTGTCTGGAATAATAGGAAAAAGTTAG
- a CDS encoding HAD-IB family phosphatase — MRLIAFDLEGTLTDMVSWRMLHEKFGTCEEAKRNSERFFSGEISYEEWARLDASLWRGRKREEVEEVFRKVELKDYAFELFEWLRKSKFKTAIISGGLMCLAGKVAKMLNADYVYANELVFDEGGRITGDVIVRVTFDNKGEILAKLKRRLKPELTVAVGDWKNDLPMFRVADISISIGNDHADYRAENLMDVKKILESILRSENL, encoded by the coding sequence ATGAGGTTAATAGCCTTTGACTTAGAGGGAACGTTAACTGACATGGTGAGCTGGAGGATGTTGCATGAGAAGTTTGGAACTTGTGAAGAAGCTAAGAGAAACTCTGAACGCTTTTTCTCCGGTGAAATAAGTTATGAAGAGTGGGCTCGCCTTGATGCGTCACTTTGGAGGGGGAGGAAAAGGGAAGAAGTTGAAGAAGTATTTAGAAAAGTTGAGCTTAAGGATTATGCGTTTGAACTCTTTGAATGGCTTAGAAAGTCAAAGTTTAAGACTGCAATAATAAGTGGAGGTCTAATGTGTCTTGCTGGAAAGGTTGCTAAGATGTTAAATGCTGACTACGTTTACGCGAATGAGCTTGTATTTGACGAAGGAGGAAGAATAACTGGAGATGTAATTGTAAGGGTCACGTTCGATAATAAGGGGGAGATACTTGCTAAGTTGAAAAGGCGTCTTAAACCTGAATTGACAGTTGCCGTTGGTGATTGGAAGAATGATTTGCCAATGTTTAGGGTTGCGGATATTAGCATATCAATTGGAAATGACCACGCAGATTACAGGGCTGAGAATTTAATGGATGTTAAGAAGATCCTTGAATCAATTCTGAGAAGCGAAAATCTTTAA
- a CDS encoding protein-L-isoaspartate(D-aspartate) O-methyltransferase, giving the protein MNDLYERWKRTVEMLELEGIIKSKEVKEAFLKYPRYLFVEERYKKYAHIDEPLPIPAGQTVSAPHMVAIMLEIAKLKPGMNVLEVGTGSGWNAALISYLVKRDVYTIERIPELVEFAKRNLERAGVKNVHVILGDGSKGFPPKAPYDVIIVTAGAPKIPDPLVEQLKPGGKLIIPVGSYHLWQELLEVIKKKSGDIEIKSHGGVAFVPLIGEHGWKE; this is encoded by the coding sequence ATGAACGATCTTTATGAAAGATGGAAGAGAACCGTTGAGATGCTGGAACTCGAAGGAATAATTAAAAGTAAAGAGGTTAAGGAGGCCTTTCTCAAATATCCTAGGTATCTTTTCGTGGAGGAGAGATACAAGAAGTATGCTCACATTGACGAGCCTCTTCCAATACCTGCTGGACAAACGGTTAGTGCTCCCCATATGGTAGCGATAATGCTGGAGATAGCTAAGTTAAAGCCTGGAATGAATGTTCTTGAGGTTGGAACTGGGAGTGGATGGAATGCTGCTCTTATTTCCTACTTAGTGAAGAGAGATGTATACACAATAGAGAGGATCCCCGAACTCGTTGAGTTTGCGAAGAGGAACCTAGAGAGAGCAGGTGTAAAGAATGTACACGTAATCCTTGGTGATGGTAGTAAGGGGTTTCCTCCAAAGGCTCCCTATGACGTTATAATAGTCACAGCGGGTGCCCCTAAAATTCCGGATCCACTTGTGGAACAATTAAAGCCAGGGGGTAAGCTTATAATTCCTGTGGGAAGCTATCACCTTTGGCAGGAGTTGCTGGAGGTTATAAAGAAGAAAAGTGGAGACATTGAGATCAAAAGTCATGGAGGAGTTGCCTTCGTTCCACTTATAGGAGAGCATGGGTGGAAGGAATGA
- a CDS encoding DUF6092 family protein: MVSLEDILKDDHFKLLAFLITSARGCVDEPHLYGPFRLIDAASRLIDIMKKEGKVTEEILKLQELIEENKNLVMYDEEAFIKFLEDLSKELARIIKSQ, from the coding sequence TTGGTAAGTTTGGAAGACATTTTGAAGGATGACCACTTTAAATTGCTAGCCTTTTTGATAACCAGTGCCAGAGGATGTGTTGACGAACCACATCTCTACGGGCCATTCAGACTCATTGATGCGGCTTCAAGGCTAATAGATATCATGAAAAAAGAGGGAAAGGTCACAGAAGAGATACTGAAACTCCAAGAATTAATTGAAGAAAACAAAAACCTCGTAATGTATGACGAAGAGGCATTTATAAAATTCTTAGAAGACCTATCAAAGGAACTGGCAAGAATAATCAAGAGCCAGTAA
- a CDS encoding nitroreductase family protein: protein MEIMDVIKGRRAVRKFKDKQIPLEDLKKILEAGIWAPSGSNIQPWEFILVTEKDMIEKIKLVSPGLFGNPSALVILCINKERAKRGGRLGELMALMDISMAAQNMMLMAYSLGIGSCPVVSFNKTALKELLDIPEHVEPVLMLIFGYPEFWPKPPKRRPLEEVVHVGKFGRHFEG, encoded by the coding sequence ATGGAAATAATGGATGTGATCAAGGGTCGAAGGGCTGTGAGGAAGTTTAAGGATAAGCAAATACCTCTTGAAGACCTAAAGAAAATACTAGAGGCAGGTATTTGGGCACCAAGTGGTAGCAATATTCAACCTTGGGAGTTCATTCTAGTCACTGAAAAGGACATGATTGAGAAAATAAAACTTGTATCCCCAGGTCTATTCGGAAATCCTTCTGCATTAGTTATCTTATGCATTAATAAGGAAAGAGCCAAAAGAGGTGGACGACTCGGTGAACTAATGGCACTCATGGACATTTCCATGGCAGCTCAGAACATGATGCTCATGGCTTACTCACTTGGAATAGGCTCATGTCCTGTAGTCTCATTCAATAAGACTGCACTAAAAGAGTTGTTAGACATTCCAGAACATGTTGAGCCTGTTTTAATGTTAATTTTTGGATATCCTGAATTTTGGCCTAAACCTCCAAAAAGAAGGCCCTTAGAGGAGGTGGTTCACGTTGGTAAGTTTGGAAGACATTTTGAAGGATGA
- a CDS encoding aminopeptidase: protein MSGYLSIEVLESAYKLVRDIMKVQKDETVVITADTGSDFNVVEATVKASKLLGAKPLVLWYPMPPHVGKAADPYLPLKPLEGALRNADVWIEFNKSWLLYSTPWDHVIEEGRVRYICLVGMNSEMMVRTIGRVNIQKLLEFQRVLADITRKTRKMKITTPAGTNVEFENDPERPVFTEGDVQGPGDYMLIGQVDWAPVEETINGTIVFDGSVWPPQELGLLKNPIILEVEQGTVIKIKGGQEAKIFERWLKSFKDPNMFKIAHLSYGCNPGAKLTGNILEDERVWGVVEWGLGNQATSFKGNIGSAKSHTDGISLTPTVIGDGKKIIEDGEYVHPKLRKLAKKVIFY from the coding sequence ATGTCAGGATACCTCTCAATAGAAGTTCTTGAGAGTGCATATAAACTGGTGAGAGATATTATGAAGGTTCAAAAGGATGAAACAGTCGTTATAACTGCAGATACTGGGAGTGATTTCAATGTCGTTGAGGCTACAGTTAAAGCAAGTAAGCTTTTGGGCGCAAAACCACTTGTTCTTTGGTATCCAATGCCTCCTCATGTAGGTAAAGCTGCTGATCCTTATTTACCTTTGAAACCATTAGAAGGGGCACTAAGGAATGCGGACGTATGGATAGAATTCAACAAGAGTTGGCTACTTTATTCTACACCCTGGGATCATGTTATTGAAGAGGGAAGGGTTAGATATATTTGTTTAGTAGGTATGAATTCAGAGATGATGGTTAGGACCATAGGAAGAGTTAACATTCAAAAACTGCTCGAGTTTCAAAGAGTTCTAGCTGATATAACGAGAAAAACCAGGAAAATGAAAATTACAACTCCTGCTGGAACCAATGTTGAATTTGAGAATGATCCTGAGAGACCAGTATTCACAGAGGGAGATGTCCAAGGACCTGGAGATTATATGCTAATTGGACAGGTTGACTGGGCACCAGTAGAAGAGACTATCAATGGAACAATAGTATTTGATGGCTCAGTATGGCCTCCTCAGGAACTTGGATTACTAAAAAATCCAATAATCCTGGAAGTTGAACAGGGTACTGTTATCAAGATAAAAGGAGGACAGGAGGCAAAGATATTTGAAAGGTGGTTGAAAAGTTTTAAAGATCCGAATATGTTCAAAATAGCCCACCTCTCTTATGGATGTAATCCAGGAGCAAAACTAACAGGAAACATATTAGAGGATGAGAGAGTCTGGGGAGTAGTAGAATGGGGGCTTGGAAACCAAGCTACAAGTTTCAAGGGTAATATTGGCTCAGCGAAGAGCCACACGGATGGTATTTCTTTAACTCCCACAGTAATCGGGGATGGAAAGAAGATAATTGAGGATGGAGAATACGTACATCCTAAATTAAGAAAATTGGCAAAGAAAGTTATATTTTATTAA
- a CDS encoding aspartate/glutamate racemase family protein: MRILVINPIGTSRWNESDKRIYESFSSPNTEIKVVNLEEGPISIETRKAKAEVVPQIVEIALRYGKDYDAIIVNCCADPGVDVIRSILDKPVIGPCEASLALATVLGKKIGIVTVSKTSIPIFEEHIRKLNFEKLVVSIRAIDISVPEIEEDVNRTINLLLKECKEAEKEGAEVILLGCTGLAGLARELQKHIEIPIIDPVGAAIKIAENLVTLKLTHSKKRYFS, encoded by the coding sequence TTGAGGATTCTTGTTATAAATCCCATTGGGACATCTCGGTGGAATGAAAGTGATAAAAGGATATACGAGAGCTTTTCCTCCCCAAATACAGAAATTAAAGTGGTGAACTTAGAGGAAGGGCCAATTTCCATTGAAACAAGAAAGGCGAAGGCGGAAGTTGTACCTCAAATTGTGGAAATAGCACTCAGATATGGAAAGGACTATGATGCAATAATAGTAAACTGCTGTGCAGATCCTGGTGTGGATGTAATTAGGTCTATTCTTGACAAACCAGTGATAGGGCCATGTGAAGCCTCATTGGCTCTAGCTACAGTTTTGGGAAAAAAGATAGGAATAGTGACAGTCTCAAAGACAAGCATTCCAATATTTGAGGAGCATATAAGAAAACTAAACTTTGAAAAACTTGTTGTGTCAATAAGGGCAATAGATATTTCAGTGCCGGAGATTGAGGAAGATGTTAACAGAACCATAAATTTACTGTTGAAAGAGTGTAAAGAAGCAGAAAAAGAAGGGGCTGAAGTTATTCTTCTTGGATGCACTGGATTAGCTGGTCTTGCAAGAGAACTTCAAAAGCATATAGAAATTCCAATTATCGATCCAGTGGGTGCGGCCATTAAAATCGCCGAAAACTTGGTCACACTTAAATTGACCCACAGCAAGAAGAGGTACTTCTCATAA
- a CDS encoding DUF917 domain-containing protein, whose amino-acid sequence MKILSEIELKDIIVGCTILGTGGGGDPEEGWEMIKKALKEGKEFRLVKLDEVPPEGIVPMPYFVGSVSGKKVKSIYPQGEAVRSYELLEEYMAEKFEGVISTELGGANTAVALVTSALLEKPIVDGDPAGRAVPELQHTTYYILGLDMTPFSVVTPFGDEIVVTRIKDDIHAEKIVRSIVTATGGVTVGVTSHPIRGKILRTSVVPNAITHALIIGRALRIAKENNEDPIEAVIKAGNGFLLFKGIAVKSTWKDEGGFTIGEFELEGIEDFKDQEYKVFFKNENLASWRNGEIDVTIPDLISVLTPEGEPVTNPNVQEGKEYVIVGFPAPEIWRSPKGLEIFGPKYLGLDIEYTPIEKKYSKRA is encoded by the coding sequence ATGAAAATTCTAAGTGAAATAGAATTAAAGGATATTATAGTAGGGTGCACAATCCTAGGAACAGGAGGTGGAGGAGATCCAGAAGAAGGCTGGGAAATGATAAAGAAGGCTCTAAAAGAAGGGAAAGAATTTCGACTAGTTAAACTCGATGAAGTGCCTCCAGAAGGCATAGTACCAATGCCATACTTTGTGGGTTCAGTTTCTGGAAAGAAAGTTAAATCAATATACCCTCAGGGAGAGGCAGTACGTTCTTATGAGCTACTTGAAGAATACATGGCTGAGAAATTTGAGGGAGTTATATCAACGGAACTGGGAGGGGCAAATACTGCAGTCGCTCTGGTAACGTCAGCTCTTCTGGAAAAACCAATTGTAGATGGGGATCCTGCTGGAAGGGCTGTTCCTGAACTGCAGCATACTACCTACTATATTCTTGGATTGGATATGACTCCTTTCTCTGTGGTAACTCCATTTGGAGATGAGATAGTAGTGACAAGGATAAAGGATGACATTCATGCCGAAAAGATAGTTAGATCAATCGTTACTGCTACGGGTGGAGTAACCGTTGGAGTCACTTCCCATCCTATTAGGGGAAAGATACTCAGAACTTCCGTAGTTCCTAATGCAATAACTCATGCTCTCATAATAGGAAGAGCTCTAAGGATTGCAAAAGAAAATAATGAGGATCCAATAGAGGCTGTTATTAAGGCTGGGAATGGGTTCCTGTTATTTAAGGGTATTGCTGTGAAATCAACATGGAAAGATGAGGGAGGATTTACGATTGGAGAATTTGAGCTCGAGGGGATTGAGGATTTTAAAGATCAGGAGTATAAGGTCTTCTTTAAAAATGAGAACTTAGCCTCTTGGAGAAATGGAGAAATTGATGTAACGATACCTGATCTTATCTCAGTATTAACTCCTGAAGGTGAACCAGTTACAAATCCAAATGTCCAAGAAGGGAAAGAGTATGTGATCGTTGGATTTCCAGCGCCTGAAATCTGGAGAAGTCCAAAGGGACTTGAAATATTTGGGCCAAAATACCTTGGACTTGACATAGAGTATACTCCAATTGAAAAGAAGTATTCTAAACGGGCATGA